In Scheffersomyces stipitis CBS 6054 chromosome 7, complete sequence, the DNA window tctCACGGTTCCGAAAGAGTCTATTACCAACAGACTTAATCGTATTATAGAGAAAGAATCCAATACCTTCATTCATGCCCGTATCCAGCGTATTAAGACACATCACACCGAGCAGATCACAAAGCAGATCCAtgagagaaagagaaaagaccACGAAttgtacttgaagaagttacgactcaaggaagaagaatacgacAAAGCATTAAAGGCAGCAACCACAGAAACACAGAAACAGGGATTTTTCGGTAACTTGTTTGGATTCAATTCGACAACTACGAATTCTCGTTCAGAATTGGATTTTCAACTCAAAGATTCATTTGATAACGAATCAGTTGCTAGCCATACATCAACTACAGCATCTAAGACGAACAACAGTAATAGCAAGAGATTTTCGTTTCTTCCTGTAGGAGGGCTCTGGAGCTCTGGTTCTGGAGGGAAAGAGCTGAACAAGAATGACTTGTCTGAAGTTTCTCCTAGTAAGAAAAGTGAATCTTCTAATGATCATATACATCCTGCCGAAGTTGTCCTTCGCGAGGAAATCGAattacaagaagaaaatgaagtagcagaaatagaagagaaagaagaagtacaCGAAggtgaaaatgaaaatggGTATGActttgatgatgaagaattcgacGATTTCACATCGGCAGAACCATTGCCTAAAACTTCAACTACCATAACAGCAATGGCTCCTTTAAAACCATCTACTTTTCTGCCTCCTCCTAGTTCTACAACGAATGAATTCAATCTCACTACTCAACACAACATCAACGCGGACCTTTTGGACATATTTGGTcctgaaaagaagagtaaCGAAGCTAACGAAAATCTACTCAATATATAAGTAGTTCATAGTAAATAGAACAAAATCTGTAATAGAAAAGATACTAAGACAGGATTGTGGAAATGCAAAAGTCGTATACTTTCCATGATTCTGCAAGACTTCTCCAGTGACTGACTGCGAGTTTGCGAGTTTGCCATACTGAAATCAAACGTAAACAAGTCCTATATTCTTCGTACTTTAAGCTGTCTCCCTTGCTTATATAATTCTTTTTGCGTCACAAGCCGCAAGATCTGAGATCTGATAGCGACAAATGTCCGGTAAGTTGCATTAAATAAATTTTCATTTAGCTCACGTGATGTatacatttttcagtgAGGAAGTTCTATTGAAGTTTCTCTATATCAGCTAGCAAGTCTCATAAAATCACGAATTATCCATTTTCTCCCTAAAAGCCGGCACAATGTTAAGAGGAAGCGTGCTGTCTTCATTGCGGGCTATGCAGCGTTCTAGCCTTGCAAGAAGAGCATTTACTGCTGCCACCAAACCCAACATCGAAACTTCCACTCTTTCGAATGGGCTTCGATTAGTTACAGACTCCACACCGGGCCATTTCAGCGCTCTTGGGGCCTATGTAGATGCTGGATCGAGATTTGAAAACCCTAATAAGCCCGGCTTGTCTCATATATGTGACCGTTTGGCATGGAAGTCTACTGAAAAGTACTCAGGCATGGAGCTCATAGAGAACCTTGCCAAGTTGGGTGGAAACTACATGTGTTCCGCACAAAGAGAATCTGTCATCTACCAGGCTTCtgttttcaacaaagatGTAGAAAAGATGTTTGATTGTATTGCCCAAACTGTGAGAGCTCCTCGTTTCACTGACCAGGAACTCTTTGAGACTCTTCAAACTGCAGAGTACGAAGTCAACGAAGTTTCGCTAAAACACGATATGTTTCTTCCGGAAGTTTTACATTCGGCTGCATACCAAAACAATACCTTGGGATTGCCCTTGTTCTGTCCCCCAGAACGGATCCCAGAAATCGGCAAATCTGACATCATCAACTACCACAACCAGTTCTTCCAGCCACAGAACATCGTAGTGGCAATGGTAGGTGTGCCTCATGAACATGCTGTCAAGTTAGCTGAAAAACAATTTGGGGATTGGAAGCCGGCAAAGAGTTATAGGCCCGACTTCGGAACCGTCAAGTACACTGGTGGTGAAATATCCTTGCCTTTCCAGCCTCCCATCTACAGTAATATGCCTGAACTATACCATATGCAAATTGCGTTCGAGACTACCGGTTTACTCAGTGACGACTTGTATGCGTTGGCAACTTTACAGAAGCTACTTGGAGGTGGTTCCTCATTTTCTGCTGGTGGTCCAGGTAAGGGTATGTTTTCCAGATTGTACACCAGAGTATTGAACCAGTACGCATATGTAGAGAACTGCATGAGTTTCAACCATTCGTACATTGATTCTGGTCTCTTTGGTATAACGATATCGTGTTCTCCAAATGCTGGCCATGTGATGTCGCAGATCATCAGTTTTGAGTTGTCAAAATTGCTTGAAAAAGATCCTGCCAAGGGCGGACTcacagagaaagaagtcaagagaGCCAAGAACCAGCTTATCAGCtccttgttgatgaatatAGAGAGTAAGCTCGCCAGATTGGAAGACTTGGGCAGACAGATCCAATGCCAGAACAAGATCACCACCATCGACGAGATGATCCAGAAGATCGAAAGCTTGTCTCTAGAAGACTTGAGAGTAGTAGCTGAAAAGGTACTTACTGGCAGTGTAATAACTAAAGGCATAAGTAGCGGACAACCTACTGTAGTAATGCAAGGAGACAGAGCTTCATTTGGTGACGTTGAGTTCATTCTTCGTCACTACGGTTTGGGGAAGTTTCAAGGTCCTCCATTGGAAGAACCTAGagatttctccaagatAGAAAAGCCTCATAGATTTGGTAAATGGTTCTAGGTTGAAATGTCAAGATCTAAAAGTATTCGTTTTAGCGTTATTGATAGAAGATTTGTAAATAATGTACATATATATAACATGAAAGTAGATTTTAAGCATTGATCCCTAGTCTTTGTCTCAATTCTAATACCTCTTTTTCCAACAGCAACTTGCTCTCCTTGAGATTAATATTCTCTCGTTCTGCTGTTCTTATTTGCAAGTCTTTCTCCAGTTGCTCGTTCTGGAGAATATCGAGCGAAGACTTGTAGTGGCTAACTTTATTCTGATAATCGAAGTTTTCGTCGTTGTATTTCTTTCTTAGTTGAGCTTCATTTGCAATCTTAATTTCCAATTGCTTGACGtccttttccaaattcTTAATAGTCCTTGATGCTTCATGGTTTTCGCTCTGAGAATTGTCCAACTCCTTCATGAGGTCTCTGACCTTGTCTTCCCAGAATCTAAGCTGTTCATTGCCATAAAgtttttcttccaactcaTGAACCTTCGAACTCAATTCTTTGttaattttcttcaacgtaATGTTTTCTTCAGATGACACCAAATGTTCTTTTCTTAATTTCTGGTAGTCTTGCATCTCACTACTAATCGACGATCTAGATTGAGATAACTCCGATTTGATTTCACTGgattcttgtctttggtTCTCAAGGTGTGTTCTCAAAATGTTCATATCCTTATTGGTCTGAGCCAATTCAGCTTCCGACAAATCAAGTTTGTGTGTAAGTTCCAGAAGCTGATCCTCAAGTTTGGCCTTGGTCTCAAGTAATTCGTCTCTCTGATTCGTAACAGATTCAACCAACTCTCTCAACGACAGAACTTGTTTGTTCAAATTCCCTATCTTTCTATCGTTGATTTCCTGAGCATTCTCCAACTGTCTGGATTTATTCGAAAGTAAATCTACTCTCGTCTCCAAGACATTTACGTGTTCAATCTTCAATGCataatcttcttccaatgttttcttttctttagTTAAATCTTCAAGGTCAAGCTGAAGCTTCTTGCTGTCCTTAATTAAACTGTTCTCGGTATCTGTCTTGAATGCTAACTCCTTGTTCAAGGTtatgatttcttctctgtACTTATCAgtcttttctttattctcgtagttcttcttgtggtagtatatcttttctttcaactccttgatCTTagcttcttgttgtttcatggcaaagttcttgtcttgaattgtttcttcaagcttGGAGTTATTTGTTCTAATCTCTTTGATCATGATCTGAGAAGTTCTAGCCTCTTCCTTAGCAAGCTTTAACTGGTTCTTTGTCTCGTTCAAATCATTGAGAGCAGATTCTTCGTGACGTTTGCTGATTTGAacagcagcttcagcaaGTTCAAGCTTGTCATAATACTCTTCTGATCTCCTCTTGTATAGCTCTAGATTCAGAGCAAGGTCAGAATTCTTAGTGCGAAGGGTATCGTGTCTAACTGTAAGCTGTGCCAACTTGTCTTCATAGTCAGAAATTGATGTCTTGAAATTGGCCGTTTTAGCCGAATATAATTCATCTTCTGACTCTCTGAGTAGCGATTTCAATCGAAGAATTTCGCTCTTCGAAGTTGTAAGTTCTTCACGAGTCGTCCTAAGCGTCTTGGTAATGTCCTGATAAATTTGAGCAAAGTCCAGATTTGATGTCATACTGAAGCTGATACGGCCAAAACTATCACTTTTTGAGATTGATCTGCTTGCTTCAGAGAAACTCTCGTCCGCTGATATGAATTCCTCAAATTTGCcttcaagttccagaactCTTCTTTGCGATTCTCTGAATTTCTTCTCGTAATCAGTCCAGCTATTAATTCCTCTTGTCGCCAGTAAACgattcaatttcttttgaATATCAATTGCATAATTTTCTGCTCTTTGAGAATTGGacatttcttgttgaagttggagttTCAATGAATTTATCTCTTCGTGCAACAGATCTAAAGTTTCTGTACGACTACGAAGTTCATTTTGCTTGATTGGCAGTCTATCCTGTTGAGATTCGTTGTGAAATCTATCCCTGAGCATggaaagttcttcaaccaaCTTCTTATTCtcaaacttttctttgCGCAATGCAGCAGTgttttcattcaatttcaacttgataTGAGCAAATTCTTCGACAAATGCTGGATCGGGTGGctgattttctttctcgatctctttctctctAGCTTCCTCTTCTAATTCAGATAACTTCTTCGATAAAATAAAAATTTTGTCTGAGtactcttctttggctATTCTTGCTGCATCATAATCAACTTTGAGcttttcaacaacgactGAAAGTGATTTATTTTCTCTTACTGAATCAGACAATTGTTCTTgcaaattttgaatttccaaAGATTGATTAGTTACCAATGTATTGAGTTGTTCAGTCTCTTTTTCCAAGGAGCttaattttgcaacctgaATTTGGAGCTTTTCCACCTGTGCATTTTTCTGAGCAATTTCATCCTTGTGGCTCTCgacttccttcttcaaagctTTATTCGTTCCTTCGAGAACCTTaatgttttcttcttcgaaaAGTTTTTGCTTTGACATTGTCTCTTGAATTTCTCTATCCTTCAGTTCTAAATCAGACTCCAGTTTCGAAAGAAGatctttcaatttcttaACTTCATCGAGTAAAGATTCATGCTTTGGCAATATCAAACTGTTCTTCGATATCTCCTCCTCTAACTTTCTGCTGAGCTGTTTCATGTCCTCCACTTTAGATTCACTACTTgacttcaaagaagcaTGTTCCTTTTTTAAATCTTCAATATGCTTTTCTCTCTCTACCTTCTCGAGCTTGTGTTTCTTCACAACCAATTCCAAGTCGGCCAATTTGGACTTGAAATCATCACGTTCTTTAGTCAAGGATGACAAATCAGCAATATTCCTATTCGAATTTTCTGAAGACTCTTTAAGCTTGGAATCTAgtagtttcttctcttctgaCAACTtattgttttcttgtttcatTTGATTAATTTTCAGTTCGAATTCACGAATCCTTGACGAAATCTTAGCTTCTTCACTTTTTGCCTTCTCTAATTTAAGATCTTTGTCTTTAACCAAATTGGTAGTAGTTATGATTTCGTCTTCtaatttgttgatttgttccttcaacttggtatTGTCGTTCTCCAAATTGTTCTTCGATGtttctacttcttccaacttgttgacttgctctttcaatttggaatttTCATCCTCAAGGTTGCTCTTTGacttttctgcttcttctaatTTCAGACTTATATCTTTGACTTTTTCACTCATTTCAGCATCTTCAAGCACTTTGACTGATTCTTCCAAAAGCGGTTTGATATTAATAAATAAATCCAtccaaagacttgaacttctAGATTCGTCCAACTGTTTCATAGTTCTTGCAATGATTTGGGCTGATTGAACTTCtctgatcttcttttgcaagttTGATCTTATAGAAGTTCCCCTAATTACACTTTGTACATCAGTGAAtaatcttttcaaactAACATCTctcatttcttccaattttccAAGAATACCATTCTTAAAGAAAATTTTTGTCACACCGACTTTGAACGTATCCGGATCCAATTCGGCAAATCTCAAGATCCGTTCACTGTTGGTCTTGAGGTCTTTGGTATATATCTCCTTTACGTTAATTATTGCATATCTTTGGTAGAATTCGTCAAACGTCATTCTATTTGGATAGCCAGCTCTTGTAATTCTGATACCTTCCAAAACTCCGTTACACCTCAATTGGCTCAAAACGAGATTTTTGTCAAACTTGTTAGCTTTCTTGTTGAGGTTAGGCAAAATGCATCTTACGAAATGTGGTTCAGTGCATTCTAATTGGTCCATCAAATCTTTTAATTGATCTTTGTGTTTCAGAGAAGCAGTCTGCAACTTGGCACCTCTCTTGGGATCCACCACAAGATGTTCGTCGTTCTCAAACATATCCCTAATAAAATTGTTCGAAGAGTATGGAAGCAAGCTCAATAAATTTTCGCTAACAGGATCGGTATTCTTTTGTAACCAGCCATCTACATTATATTCGACCAATCCAGCATAATGATGAATGATAAATCCactcttgaacttgttttGCTGAAACTTCTTGCTTTGGCCGCTAGCCCAATGATCTGCCAACTTTTCCATGAATGACTtatcagaagaatttgGAATAACACATTCTTCATCTAAAAGCTTGAAAACACCCATAGGATTCTTTGTTTCTATCAAATCAATGGTGGGTTGTAAATCGAGACCGAAATCAATAAACTCCCATTGGATGGcttccttcaagtactcgctttgttcaagaataaaGGAGTGGTGGTTGAAAAACTGTTGCAACTTCTCGTTTGTATAGTTGATACAAAGCTGCTCGAAGGAGTTCatttcaaaaatttcaaacCCTGCAATATCCAAGACTCCGATAAAATTGAGGTCTTCATTTGCTTGGTCAGAAtcgttttccaaattgacatTGATTCTGGCTATTATGAGCTGGAAAAGCTTCTCATAGAGATGTTTGGCAAATGCGTCTATGGCGTACTTAGCCTCTGATGccttcttggacttctGAACAAATTCTCTGCCAGCCTTGACTTTAGGCCTCAAGATATTATTGGTGAAGTCGCTTTGGTCTATTCCCAAGAGTTCCGTTATAATTTGCACTGGTGACTCCTGTGTGAAGCTTGCTTGTTCGGACTTCCAAGAGGTGAACTCCAAGTTTCCTAGATGCAATACTACGGCTAAGATCTGGAAAATGTGATTTATTTCGGAGACTTCAAAACCCATGATCTTGAATGCTTCCAGTAAGATATTGAACTCCTTGAAGTCGTCTACATTGGGAATGGTGATCTTGGGgttgttcaagtatttATACGTGGTGATGTCTTTGTTCAAGCCAAAGTTGGACAACTGGTCGTACCCtttcaagaattggtaAAATACATGATAGTTACGTTCCTGAGACGCCTGATATACTACTCTGGACTTCTCCAAGAGATAGTAGTCTATGTTGGCTCTACTGATTTCTCCTCGTGAAGAGAAGTATATCTGGATAAACTTACCAAATCTCGATGAGTTGTTATTCTTGATGGTTTTGGCATTTCCAAAGCTTTCAAGAATCGGATTTGCTTGAAGAATCCTGGTATCAATGGTACGAGAATGGGTGGAAATATCTCTGATTTTCTCTGGTGAAGACGGCGTAGAGCCGCCTACAGGATGAGTTATCGATGACAAGTACTGgatgatcttcttcgtatTTTCCGTCTTCCCAGCACCAGATTCACCAGTCACGAGAATGGAttggttctttttgttggaCAAAAGATTTCTGTAAGTACCCTCAGCTGTAGCAAAGATGTGAGGAGGAGGCCTTTCGAAAACGTGAGAATGGTAGCGTTCAAGCGTTCGAGTATCATATATTGGAAGTGACTTATAGGGATTGATAGCGACCAAAAAAAGTCCAGAATATGTGTAGATCAAATCGTCATTGTATCTCAAATACAAGTTGTACACCACAGAGGGTTCGTTCAAGTGTGTCAACTCAGCCATATCATTGCACTTATTGAATTTGGCAGGGTTACAATTCTCAAGCTGGTCTTGCGGTACTACTCGTTGTGTTCCATTGCCGTTTCCACCGACTACTGTGACTTGACAGGTGCCGTCCTTGTTGTAATCTGTGATGTAGCCCTTGGTGAAAAGATCGTCTGTGTCTGGGATCCACACCCAGTTCTTCAGGTCAAACCCGTTATCGTCGGAAGACATGGTACTAAGCGGACGGTATTGTGCACGATCTGTGTATGCCTTCTCAGAAGATAACTGGGCAAATTGATAAGTCCGTTCTGCTAATGTTGACCTCTTGAAGTAGCTCGTTTAAGTTTTCATGTAGTAAACAAAATTTCTGTCCAAAACAAAAATAGAGATTATCTGCAGGACGTGTTAGTTTTCCCCAGTCAAACAATGGTGAATAGCCTTCAAGGATTAGAATTCAGAATTGTTCGTGATTCAGCAGAAAAAAAGGTTGAAATCATCACATAGTTAGATTTGAAAGATACTGATTGTTTGAGAGGTTGTACAACCTGTTCATCTGGAAATTTTAGATCTATTCCTGCCGTGTGATTTGGTATTCGTCGGGTTCCACGTCTATTCCGTTTTGTGTTTGTGTTATGTCCCAATCGGGTAAAATGTTGCAAttttcttaactatggagcGGGAAGAAATGGGTATAGCGAATAGGAATAACTGGTTCAGATTGATCTTTGGTTTAGAATTGTTCTAGCTAACTCAATGGGTATTTTCCATAATTATGATAGGTTGACTTTgcaattttcaaattcaatatGAAATACAGAGGTTTGTCCATACATTTTATGAATATCGGTACAACTTTCAATAAATGCAGTAATATGTTCAATACTTATGGTAAATACATGAAAATAAATCCATTAGAATAAGCTAGTCATTAATAACGGCATTACACACCCACAATCACTGATTTGTTCAGTtagaaagagaatattGTAACTATTCTCTTTTGTGTATTGCTTTCCTCAATATTTTGTAAATAAAGCTATGCATATAAACCTGCATATGTAAATTTTGCAGCTAAATCACAAACCCAGAGACATacaaaaattgaagacGATCATATTGTATTGAATAACTAAATGCTCTAAGAGAGTAAgaattgaaggagaaaTACAGATACGATTAGCAGTAAAACAATAGGAAAAAAATTATGCAAATAAAGTGTTACTCATAAGCAAACTACGGTAAGCGACTATGAAGTTAAGTTAGGAAATGACTATTAGACGTGCATGATAGGCGACGACCAGTTGTTTTCTCTCGACGCTGTGGCTGTCAAGGGAGAAAACTCGGTTTTGCTATTATTGGCGCTGGGAACAGAACCGATAGCAGACTTATTCTTACTAATTCTCGATTTGCTATTTCTGAGAATACTCGACGATCCAGAGTTGTATGTGGATTGCGACGAAATGCTAGCATGGATAGGTGTTACACAGGTGGAGCTGCTGTTATGTCTCCTGTTGGAGAAAACAGAGTACTGAGAGCTTGCAGAAGGTGGAGTCACAGGAGCTTGAGTGTGAGAGTCGTTATAGTTGAGACTAAGAGCCACAGgattgttgaagatatgAGGCGATTGAGGAGGCTtgagatcttcaagatcgtCTTCCATTTTGGGAAACTGCAACAAAACCTCGGCCAACAGTTCCAACTTAGCATCAATGGGCTCCTGGCTGATGATGGTTTCCTGGTTCTCGTAGATGCTCTGAATGATGAAGGTGAATCTCGAgtggaagttgttgataacTTGTATGACACCGAGATTCTCATATTTTTTCGACAACACTTCTGTGACTTTGCTTAACTGAATAATGAACATGAGAGCTGTGCGTTTGATGACAGCGATGGCATTATCGTCCAATCCACTCAAGAAAGCACCATGTACTTCTGGCTGTCTGTTCTCAATCTCATGTTGATTGGATTCTTCGTCAAACTCGTCCTCAGTAGTAGAGTCGTCATAGTCCGATTCGTCGTCACAGTGAATGTAATCTGGATCGATGTCTTCAAGACTGGTGTGTCTCATGTTAGCGGCATTGACGATGTGGCTATAATAGCTTTCGTTATTGTTAGAATACATAGACTGATTTTTACGAGAGCGGGACTGCCTTACTCTCTTGGCCAACACCTTTCTCATTAACTCCTTCAAGGAGTCGGATGCATTGGGTATCTGAAGCATCGAGCAGgccaacaagttggctgTGATTGACACCAAGGACGTGGGCACAGACAAGAAGTACTTATCGTAGAGAGACAACTCACAGAAGAATCTAGCCACAGCAGTTACGGCCGAGGTAGTTGTGTTAGcagagttggaagaagacgaagattGCAACTTATTGTATTTACATGGCGTGGCATGGGTTGAGATCTTGCTGTGCGTGATAGCTAATTGCAAGCAGTCTTCCAATGTGGGATGAGAGAATGACCATTCTAATGTGGAGAGAATGTGCATTTCCATTTGGATAAACATCTCTTCGTCGTATGCGTTTCTACACATGATGGTGAGTTCCTTCAAAGTGGGCACCCGCAgtttcttgtcttcataTTTGCCAGCAATCCAAAGAGCAGTACAGCCTACCAACTGGTAATGACGTTTGAACACGATACGTTTGGCACAGTACCTGTCGATGATGTTAAGACAGAGAAACAACGTCTGTGGCTGGAGCTTGAATGACGAGTGCAACTCAATGAGGAAATCCAAGAGAAAGGGTCTCATGAACCACTGGATTTCAGGCTGGAGATCGATCATGGACGGATTCACAGACGAGAGGGCCTCCAAGTGGGACAATGTCTTGACTATGTCCTGGGTGTATTCCAGAGTCAACTTTTTGTTAGCCTGCGACTCCAAGAGCTCAAGCATGATGGAGTAGGGCTTTGGTTTGACATAGGAAGGGGGCCCGTagttcttggacttgtGGTTCAGCATTGTATGGAGAATGAAGTTATATGACAATTATGAATATGTTTAACTTGGTGAATGCGGTCAATTCGGATATATCGATATGTTTATATGTCAATATTGTTATGGTTGAATTTATATGGTTCAATTTTGTATGGTTGAATCCAATGGTGAAAATGTATGTGGTCGTATGGAAAAACGATGAGTATACTGTTTAGGAATACTATGAGTTATTGAGTATGCTAGTATACTCTAAGAGCAGTGAGAGAAGAGGTGATGTAGATGAAATGAGCGATAGACTTCTAAGCAAATTACCAATATTGCCAGAAAGGAGGAGACCAGAAATGAACGGAGTATAGTTATCGTAGAGTGTTCGTAAAGCAGCTCTATCTAAGCAGTACAGCACCAGACAAGACCCCGAAAAACGAAAACCCAACTACCTGGAAGAAACAAGCCTGAGGTCAAAAAACCACCAAACACTGAGCAGACAGCCGAATTGGTTTTTTATAAACCTGCCGAAACCTTGGTTCCGGAATATATCCCAAATGTCACAGAATAGGTTGTTCACAGTAGTTAGTGtaaatttttttgcaagGAGAAGGAGGAGGAGCTCAGATTGTACGCGTCTTAGTCGGAAGTAATTCCGGGGGTGCTGGGGTTCGGGCTGTCACCGCGAATTGGCTGGTACAACCGATTGTTCTGTAGGTTGCTGTAGAGCGATGTGCGGCCGGGCAAGCTATTAGCCTCAGAACGGAAATGGCCGTGGTTACAGAAGGAGGTTACTATGGGAGGAGTACGAGTCTGCGAGATAGAATGCAGAGACGTTGCAATTGTAGAGCGTTAATTGTAGCATAATTAGCAGAATTAGAATATAGTACGTTGGAGCGGAAATGTATGGCATAATTCAGTGTTTTACAGTATACAAAGTGGTAATAGAATATACGATTATGAAACCGTCAAGAGGTAGTGTGAAAATGTTAATCTCTGGGAATTCAGTCTAGACTGCTAGCTCAAGAAAGTACCACCCCAGGCCATTCCAGCCAGAGAGACAATCTTACCCTCGGAAGTGCCTAGATCATGGAGAATGCCTGCAGGGCGCGGTACGCGTACGAGCCGGTGCCAGGGATATATCACCAGGAGGTATTACACGACAATCTTACACgacaattgaagaataccAGAGGGTCGTGTGTGGCCGTGAGCTGAAGTGGGAGTAGGTTTGATGTGTGAGTCGACATTCTTAAGGCAGAGATTCCATGACCTCGGAGATATTTTGTAGGAGTCGCTGCTGCTACGCGTAGATATAGCGAAGAACTTTTGACACCACAAACGCCAAATTATAGCCCTAACTAAAGTAGTCCTAGCGAAAGCCAGAGAGAGCACACAAAGCGTGGTGgagaattgcaaaagtcCACTTCGCTAGCGTTCTGTTCCAGGTAGTATCGCCCGTTTGGCTTCGATCTTGGAACCAGGTCTTCAACCTGTTACGGTAGCATTTTTAGTGCTTTCATAATGTGACAGAGGCTGGGCACATTGCCGTACATAATAGATCTAAATACTCAAGCTACACCTGGTCTGCTTGCTCTCTGAGGTTGGCTTTTCTACTTTATTTCTGTATTCTCTACGTTTCTGTCCTATTCCGTCCAATTGTTACTATTGTCCGTCGAGAACAATATCGTCAACAAACAAATACACCTGGAAGCAGGTGCTCGCCCTACTGGGCTCGTTTGTTTCGCGATCTCTACCTGCGCTCCTTTTCCAGCTGTGCAGCCGATTGTGTTAGATTTTCGCAGCCGCTTTCATCACCAACTGTGCCCAAACCGGAATAATTCATTAGGAAGCCGCGTCCGGCTAGCTTAGTGCCCCAACTGGCAAGGTCGTTTAGTGTCACGGTGTATGTATCGTAAAGTATGCTGAGTGTCATTGTGTAATAGTTTAGTTACCATTTTGGCATGCTATTCTAGTCTTACTGGAACAGCTGATTGCCATAATGTGCCAGAACCATTTTTGCTTTCATGTAACTTAGACAGAGCCATTGTCGTATCTTCATGTGAATCGTTCGCAACAGCCAAGACGCCGATCACTTTGTCAATACTACGGCTTCTTTCAAGTGTTCAGATCTGCGCAGCCAATTCACCCCCAATTCCATCCCTTCGCTTGTCGCTTGTGTCTTTTGGCTCCGCGACCTGAAATAACTCGCTTAAGTACATTGTTCTACATTGTTCTAGTGTCACACTACCTAGCTATCGGGGTAATCCTTAACTATGTCCAAGTGTCCGTACAGGCCTCTCGATTTCCATTTTGACACATTattatttcaattctacaatgGTTACAGCCTGGGAATCGTCTCTTCCAGGGTAGTCCTCTGGCAGCTCGAGCCTCCTTAAATTCAAGTTATTACTCTTCGTATTATATCCTACATCGGgtattttctttgtctATACAAGTCTACCTAGTATTCCCTCAGTAAGCACCTCTACCTCTGCCACCAGCAGCTCCTTCGTCGGAGTTATTGGAGATGGTCTCGTCTAcagacaacaacaacgtGGCGGCCTCAGTAGCAGATTGAATCGCATTCAATTTGACCAATGCTGGCTC includes these proteins:
- the MYO1 gene encoding Myosin-1 (Type II myosin) (Myo1 is a type II myosin, is localized to the actomyosin ring and is important for cytokinesis~go_component myosin~go_function motor activity; ATP binding) — protein: MSSDDNGFDSKNWVWIPDTDDLFTKGYITDYNKDGTCQVTVVGGNGNGTQRVVPQDQLENCNPAKFNKCNDMAELTHLNEPSVVYNLYLRYNDDLIYTYSGLFLVAINPYKSLPIYDTRTLERYHSHVFERPPPHIFATAEGTYRNLLSNKKNQSILVTGESGAGKTENTKKIIQYLSSITHPVGGSTPSSPEKIRDISTHSRTIDTRILQANPILESFGNAKTIKNNNSSRFGKFIQIYFSSRGEISRANIDYYLLEKSRVVYQASQERNYHVFYQFLKGYDQLSNFGLNKDITTYKYLNNPKITIPNVDDFKEFNILSEAFKIMGFEVSEINHIFQILAVVLHLGNLEFTSWKSEQASFTQESPVQIITELLGIDQSDFTNNILRPKVKAGREFVQKSKKASEAKYAIDAFAKHLYEKLFQLIIARINVNLENDSDQANEDLNFIGVLDIAGFEIFEMNSFEQLCINYTNEKLQQFFNHHSFILEQSEYLKEAIQWEFIDFGLDLQPTIDLIETKNPMGVFKLLDEECVIPNSSDKSFMEKLADHWASGQSKKFQQNKFKSGFIIHHYAGLVEYNVDGWLQKNTDPVSENLLSLLPYSSNNFIRDMFENDEHLVVDPKRGAKLQTASSKHKDQLKDLMDQLECTEPHFVRCILPNLNKKANKFDKNLVLSQLRCNGVLEGIRITRAGYPNRMTFDEFYQRYAIINVKEIYTKDLKTNSERILRFAELDPDTFKVGVTKIFFKNGILGKLEEMRDVSLKRLFTDVQSVIRGTSIRSNLQKKIREVQSAQIIARTMKQLDESRSSSLWMDLFINIKPLLEESVKVLEDAEMSEKVKDISSKLEEAEKSKSNLEDENSKLKEQEQINKLEDEIITTTNLVKDKDLKLEKAKSEEAKISSRIREFESKINQMKQENNKLSEEKKLLDSKLKESSENSNRNIADLSSLTKERDDFKSKLADLELVVKKHKLEKVEREKHIEDLKKEHASLKSSSESKVEDMKQLSRKLEEEISKNSLILPKHESLLDEVKKLKDLLSKSESDLESKDREIQETMSKQKLFEEENIKVLEGTNKALKKEVESHKDEIAQKNAQVEKLQIQVAKLSSLEKETEQLNTLVTNQSLEIQNLQEQLSDSVRENKSLSVVVEKLKVDYDAARIAKEEYSDKIFILSKKLSELEEEAREKEIEKENQPPDPAFVEEFAHIKLKLNENTAALRKEKFENKKLVEELSMLRDRFHNESQQDRSPIKQNELRSRTETLDSLHEEINSLKLQLQQEMSNSQRAENYAIDIQKKLNRLSATRGINSWTDYEKKFRESQRRVSELEGKFEEFISADESFSEASRSISKSDSFGRISFSMTSNSDFAQIYQDITKTLRTTREELTTSKSEILRLKSLLRESEDELYSAKTANFKTSISDYEDKLAQLTVRHDTLRTKNSDLASNLELYKRRSEEYYDKLELAEAAVQISKRHEESALNDLNETKNQLKLAKEEARTSQIMIKEIRTNNSKLEETIQDKNFAMKQQEAKIKELKEKIYYHKKNYENKEKTDKYREEIITLNKELAFKTDTENSLIKDSKKLQLDLEDLTKEKKTLEEDYALKIEHVNVLETRVDLLSNKSRQLENAQEINDRKIGNLNKQVSSLRELVESVTNQRDELLETKAKLEDQLSELTHKLDLSEAELAQTNKDMNILRTHLENQRQESSEIKSELSQSRSSISSEMQDYQKLRKEHLVSSEENITLKKINKELSSKVHELEEKLYGNEQLRFWEDKVRDLMKELDNSQSENHEASRTIKNLEKDVKQLEIKIANEAQLRKKYNDENFDYQNKVSHYKSSLDILQNEQSEKDLQIRTAERENINLKESKLSLEKEVLELRQRLGINA